One Nematostella vectensis chromosome 10, jaNemVect1.1, whole genome shotgun sequence genomic window carries:
- the LOC116601425 gene encoding uncharacterized protein LOC116601425 — protein sequence MKANRENKNTKETQLILGDYVLVRQQKRNKWSTPYEPAFYTVTNIEGSKVTARRATDSRTVSRDASQFKLANCIINTADETREKSCEENLSMLKPEGSDQPTQSASVATEISDSTDKTEEESKKKQLTLNHSLERTRRHQS from the coding sequence ATGAAGGCAAATCGAGAGAACAAGAATACAAAGGAGACACAGCTCATCCTAGGAGATTACGTATTGGTGAGACAGcagaagagaaacaaatggAGCACGCCATACGAACCAGCCTTCTACACTGTCACAAACATTGAGGGATCAAAGGTGACAGCACGCAGAGCTACAGATAGCAGGACGGTAAGCAGAGACGCAAGCCAGTTCAAGCTCGCTAACTGTATTATCAACACAGCGGACGAAACCAGAGAGAAATCGTGTGAGGAAAATCTATCCATGCTCAAGCCAGAGGGTAGTGATCAACCTACTCAGAGTGCAAGCGTAGCAACAGAGATAAGCGACAGCACAGACAAGACGGAGgaagaaagcaaaaaaaaacagctaacGCTAAACCACAGCCTAGAGAGGACCAGGAGACACCAGAGCTGA